A section of the Candidatus Afararchaeum irisae genome encodes:
- a CDS encoding ZIP family metal transporter — MVDIDTFTWIALFAVAAMAVNSVGILAIYRYKDWAERSKTYVMCFAAGVLITTPLVLALPNALSQSPQAGFTAVGGFLFMFFSNKVIKHLTGEETLAFGVTAAQGIGIHSLVDGVAYTVTFQVSVLTGVLAGTGLVVHEFAEGVITFLVLIKGGMSERLAGVYAFVIAALTTPIGAFVAYPFVSALGKGSLGLMLGFVSGVLLYVSASHLLPEAMEHEKPHSTLALLSGVALALVIVFTKGG, encoded by the coding sequence ATGGTCGATATAGACACCTTCACGTGGATAGCCCTCTTCGCTGTCGCGGCGATGGCGGTCAACTCGGTGGGCATACTCGCGATATACCGCTACAAGGACTGGGCGGAGAGGTCGAAGACCTACGTCATGTGTTTCGCCGCGGGCGTCCTCATAACTACTCCTCTCGTACTCGCACTCCCAAACGCTCTGAGTCAGAGCCCACAGGCGGGCTTCACCGCAGTCGGTGGATTCCTCTTCATGTTCTTCTCGAACAAGGTCATAAAGCACCTCACTGGGGAGGAGACACTCGCCTTCGGCGTCACAGCCGCACAGGGGATCGGAATACATTCTCTAGTCGACGGCGTCGCCTACACCGTCACCTTCCAGGTCAGCGTCCTCACGGGTGTACTCGCGGGAACCGGACTCGTCGTACACGAGTTCGCTGAGGGCGTCATAACCTTCCTCGTCCTAATAAAAGGAGGAATGAGTGAGAGACTCGCGGGTGTCTACGCCTTCGTTATAGCAGCACTCACGACACCCATAGGTGCATTCGTCGCGTATCCCTTCGTCAGCGCGCTCGGTAAGGGTAGCCTGGGTCTGATGCTCGGCTTCGTATCGGGGGTTCTCCTCTATGTCTCGGCGTCACATCTACTCCCCGAGGCTATGGAACACGAGAAGCCACACTCGACTCTAGCCCTGCTTTCGGGAGTCGCCTTAGCCCTCGTGATAGTCTTCACAAAGGGTGGCTAA